One region of Candidatus Thermoplasmatota archaeon genomic DNA includes:
- a CDS encoding glutamate--tRNA ligase — protein sequence MNLRPLARKYALQNAVLYDGRADEKAVIGKIMAEEPDLRSRSAEVIDVVRETVEEVNSLPPEKQREELAEIDPSLLKKEKKEKVTELPDLPNVEDGVVMRLAPYPSGALHIGHTRMALLNDEYVKKYDGKLLLVFDDTIGSEEKVPVAEAYDLIREGLDWLGVDCHEVIYKSDRMHIFYEWGEKLIKGGHAYVCECPAEVLRALREKGEECEHRNSPVADNVEKWFRMLDGYYGEGEAVVRLKTDMKHPNPAFRDRVLFRIRNRVHPRTGDRFKVWPLLEFSWAIDDHLLGVTHILRGKDLIIEDEMEKYLWDIFGLPHREFVHYGMLRLKEMKLSKSKMSREIERGVYSGVHDPRTWTLQSLMRRGIDPQAVRNFTLGFGVSLTDAEVAADNLYAENRKLIDGRANRYFFVPDPVEVHLVGKPDDLEVVHAPLHPDVEERGTRSLDVSRGVVFVAKEDFDAHAGKEVRLKDFCNVILGEQAEFTSLEVKDIPKIQWSDAEVPVMVVMPDGSVLEGFGESGLEGVSSGDVIQFERIGFARIEKGVGGITAYFAHR from the coding sequence ATGAACCTCCGTCCTCTTGCCAGGAAGTACGCGCTCCAGAACGCCGTCCTCTATGACGGGCGCGCGGACGAGAAGGCGGTCATTGGCAAGATCATGGCGGAGGAGCCAGACCTCAGGTCCCGCTCGGCAGAGGTCATCGATGTCGTTCGCGAGACGGTCGAGGAGGTCAATTCCCTCCCGCCTGAGAAGCAAAGGGAAGAGCTCGCCGAGATCGACCCCTCTCTGCTGAAGAAAGAGAAAAAGGAGAAGGTGACCGAGCTCCCGGACCTGCCGAACGTCGAGGACGGCGTCGTCATGCGCCTGGCGCCCTACCCCTCGGGTGCGCTACACATCGGCCACACGCGGATGGCTCTCCTCAACGACGAGTACGTGAAGAAGTACGACGGCAAGCTCCTGCTGGTCTTCGACGACACGATAGGCTCCGAGGAGAAGGTCCCCGTCGCCGAGGCCTACGACCTCATCAGGGAGGGCCTGGACTGGCTGGGCGTGGACTGTCACGAGGTCATCTACAAGTCGGACAGGATGCACATCTTCTACGAGTGGGGGGAGAAGCTAATCAAGGGCGGTCACGCCTACGTCTGCGAGTGCCCCGCCGAGGTCCTGAGGGCGCTCCGCGAGAAGGGAGAGGAGTGCGAGCACCGCAATTCGCCGGTCGCCGACAACGTGGAGAAGTGGTTCAGGATGCTCGACGGCTACTACGGCGAGGGCGAGGCAGTGGTCCGCCTGAAGACGGACATGAAGCATCCCAACCCGGCCTTCCGGGACCGCGTCCTCTTCAGGATTCGCAATAGAGTGCACCCCAGGACCGGTGACAGGTTCAAGGTGTGGCCCCTGCTGGAGTTCTCCTGGGCGATCGACGATCACCTCCTCGGAGTCACACACATACTGCGCGGGAAGGACCTCATCATCGAGGACGAGATGGAGAAGTACCTGTGGGACATCTTCGGCCTCCCGCACAGGGAGTTCGTCCACTACGGCATGCTGCGCCTGAAGGAGATGAAGCTGAGCAAGAGCAAGATGAGCCGCGAGATAGAGCGGGGCGTCTACTCAGGAGTGCACGACCCGCGGACATGGACGCTCCAGTCGCTGATGAGAAGGGGGATCGACCCGCAGGCCGTGCGGAACTTCACCCTCGGCTTCGGCGTCAGCCTCACGGACGCGGAGGTGGCGGCGGACAATCTGTACGCGGAGAACCGCAAGCTGATAGACGGGCGGGCGAACAGGTACTTCTTCGTGCCCGATCCCGTGGAGGTACATCTCGTGGGCAAGCCCGACGATCTGGAGGTGGTCCACGCGCCTCTTCACCCCGACGTCGAGGAAAGGGGCACGCGCTCCCTTGACGTCTCGCGGGGCGTGGTATTCGTGGCCAAGGAGGACTTCGACGCCCATGCCGGCAAGGAGGTCAGGCTGAAGGACTTCTGCAACGTGATTCTAGGTGAGCAGGCCGAGTTCACGTCGCTCGAAGTGAAGGACATCCCCAAGATCCAATGGTCGGATGCGGAGGTTCCGGTGATGGTCGTAATGCCGGACGGGAGCGTGCTCGAGGGCTTTGGCGAGTCAGGCCTTGAGGGTGTCAGCTCGGGCGACGTGATCCAGTTCGAGCGGATTGGCTTCGCTAGGATCGAGAAAGGTGTAGGCGGGATTACCGCCTACTTTGCACATCGATAG